Sequence from the Montipora foliosa isolate CH-2021 chromosome 12, ASM3666993v2, whole genome shotgun sequence genome:
cgtctgtgggagagtgaaacaggaaaatttggttttataaaacatgttgataaaggtcgaattaccaccatgAACGACTTAGAAAGCTGACGTTTAGAGAGTGTTAgaccttcgtcagagcgaatgacgAAGGATTAACACTGATAAAGGGCtaaatgctcgaaacgtcagcttttcaaTGAAAAGTAATACTGTAAATGAAGGAAAATCTGTATTAGAGAAACAAATGGTGATCAATAAACAATCCTTTTGATTTATTCCAGGAATTTTTGATgagttaaccctttgatgcccaAACCGGCCTGACttaaaattttactctgtctaacgcccaACGATTTTACTCATTTATAGGGAACCCCTGctgggagtcagtgggttaaagaaAAGATCGTAaaatttcaataatttattattgtaaCTGATCTCCCAAAGGAGATTGAGAATGGGCTCCTTCCTCCTGTGTGGTCAACCACGGCTGaaagttttaagataccttTAGTGGGGCTAAAGCATTAGCTCCTATCAGTCCAATTGATCTTGCAAGAACTGGCAATGGACTTGACGTAGAGTACACTCTCTTGAGGATGTCAATAGCACTGATCATTGGGACGACACTCTGCTGTCGTCTGGTTTCATAAGTTAACAGATGCTCAAGACAACCTGATGAAGACAATAAAAGAAATGATGAATCTGCATAATTTTGGGGTGAAGAAAAGTGAGCGGAGGTTATCATGATGCTCATGCAGATGGGTTGTGTCCACAATTTAAAACATACAACTTTATGGAAAATAAAGAGTACATTGATGGAGAGTTGAGGACATACAATGTATGGTGATGGCTTCTTGAAACCTATAATATTATACTTATTTCACTTAAGCAGCATCTAATAATAAACAACAGTAAAGTTGCAAGAAAGAGAGCCTTCATAGCCAAGGATTTTGATCACATACAGGAAGCTTAAAAATTACCAACGTCTTTGCCTTCTTCAGCTGCTTCAGAAAGGACATCTCGTAAACAAGCAACATCACCAAAGCCAAGATTGACACCTTGTCCTGCTAAAGGGTGAACTCTATGGGCTGCATCACTGTTTGATAAGCAGATCTCATACAGTTTAATATTGCATTCAGTCTGATCTAATTTCACCTTAATCACATGGCATTTTTGGCCAATAAAAACGATTGAGATAAATGTTGCACACAAATGCAACATATATAGATACTGAAAAGTTTGTCTAAATTGTACTGGCCATATTGTTATGTATGCGCATTCAAGAGATAATGAATGGGTATCCACATCTCGTACATGTTATATGATGTTTACAAAGTATAACGTGACAGAGGAATAACAAATTCGAACGTGTTGCGTTTACACTGTTATTATAAAACTTTACTTACCCTATCAAAGCTAGCCTTGGCCTCACATATTCCGTTGCATGACCAAAACCATACGGAAACATGGCACGACTCTCTTCTGCAACTGCACTCACACTTGGGGGAGACTGGCTTACTGATGCTACGTCTGTCAATTGTATTATTAACATTTATGAATCATTATCATATGGCCTGTGTGGACTCGCGTgtgctttcattgtaaaactattgggaaaatccctgTATGAGGGCCAGAAAAAGCCATACAGTCTTGCTAGGAACACATACTGCTCTGTGCGATAATTAGATTTTAAAGGATTTTGTTGCTTTAAACATCccagttatttacagccagaaaagcaaatgcaaacaacatagataaattttctgtgaaaATTTGtgttacttattttgtccaaacttcatatTCTGAGCACCCATTAATAGCGTAAAGGGCCCATAGGATAAAATGCtcattgactgagtttaggtcggggtggacgggaaaatatttggccctgaTGGTAATGATGCACGGagctcgctgcgctcggtccatACACCATGACCTAGGACCAAATGTTTTCCTGTctggccctcccactcagtcaataagttaCATATTATTGAATTGGTGACTGCATGACTAGTTAGGGCCTGGTTACACTCATCTTcaatataatttgcatgcatCTTCATATCTATTTTTTAGCACCATCTTGAGTGGGTTGAGTTCTTTCACAGGTTCACTACTTTGTTCACTAGTCTGGATTTCCCACTTCCGGTCATGAGTGAATAAATTAAGCAACATCCCCAAATTCCAATTTGATCTGGAACAAAGAAAACCTTCCAAACAAGATATTTCTGTGGGTAAacaaattacatttgaatgttTATCATGCAGCAAAATCCTGCTTCCTGTTGATTGCAAGCTGTGACTCTTCAGCTGCTGTGCTAATCTGTGCTACCGGTAATCTTCTCATTTCAACAGTACAACTTTGTAGAAACCAGAACTGAGATaaatgattataataattatcttgATCCTTATCATTATTCTAAATAGATCTTTTCATTATTAGTTACAACTTACTAGTCCACGGCTGGATAACTGTAGCAAAAACATGTGTTATTCGCATTACTTGATCCACAAGAGGATTCCGCTCACAGTCCTCCCACTTGAGATAAAAGGACAATGAAATAAAGACCGACTTAAGAAAAAAGTTGTTGACTAGAAGTCGTCGATATCACAATTAAGTGAATTTTCTGGTTCAATGAAGAAAATTACAGATCTGGTTTAAGAGTACTGTCATCaaatataattaataatattcaGAAATGCTGTTTCATTATGGAAGCAACAAGATATAATTACTGGAGTTAAGGTAACAAGTACCTAACTTCTGCATAGAATGACTGACAGTGACGGACTGGGTGGCTGAGTTCAGTGACCAACAGAGTGAGTGAGTGGCTGACTGCATGAGTGTGTTACCGCATGAGTGTGTGACCACATGATTTAGTAACTGACTAAGTGCCTCACTTagtgagtgaatgagtgagtgacTGAGTAATAATTTAACAATAGCAATTGTATTCTTTATTGcaccttactctccaaagggaggtattgGTCTAGTTACAATAATGGTTTAAACACTAAGttataaaaatacaaaataaccTTTACCATATCCGTATACAACTGTACATTAGTAATTTGAAAATTCATAGCGCTTATTACATAATTTATTTTGTGAAAATAAgaatctctctttttttttttttcaaacatggaATGGATATATTTTTACCTATTATTTTAGATGTAACCTAGTTTTTGGCTGTAAATCCTTCCTCTTCTTGTTATCACTTAAATTGGTGAAACAAGTGTGAGCATTTGAAATAATATGGTGCAGCTCACATCTTAAAGTGGTATACCCCCAACAATACATCAAGAAATGCTCTTCATTTTCTATGCAATTTTCAGTGACTGAGTGAGAAAGAAAATTAAGTGAGCGATggaatgaatgaacgaacaAATGACTGAGTTTAGTTTAGTGTGTCCTAAACTGCATGGCCCCTTTAGATTTTCTCTGTCTACCTAGCTCCAAACCTTCCCTGAATTATATCACAAAAAGATTTTGATTATCTCTGTACAGCAATGTTTGCTATGAGAATTTTCGGAAAGTGGATGTTCTCTTTGATGGAATGCAGATGTCTGTTTCTCATACATTAAGTCAATGATTTAATAAATTTCATACTTACAAATGCATTGTTGACAGCATCAACAAATCTATCTTGCTCCATAGAGATGAGCTGCTTGGCATGTTCTAGATTTGTTGACCACACTAATGAACTTAAATTTTCTGTTAACTAGATTAAAGTAATAAAAAGGTGTTACTGTGTAGAGTAGTGTTGGGTTACAGACAAATGATATCACAACAATCAATTCTTGTGAATTCATGAAGAGTAAGAATAAATTGACTTATTCCATAAACGTTTCCCTTTGAACCCTTTCTTATTCTGACTGATGGAATTGCAAAAATATGACAACTCAAACATccaatttgaagaaatttacaTTTACAGTGAGAAATTCACTACATTGACTCACAAGGGCAAAATTTATGAAATAACACAGGAACTATTAGAGATAACAGAGATAAAATTAAGGAATACTAGATCAAGGAGAGAACAAATAGTTTGAGAATCATACTCAGCTTGAAAGAACATCAGTACTACCATCtgcattttaaaaattattaattaagataataatttattatttatataagATGAGTTTCTTACTGGTAAAAGAGCTATAGGTCCTGTTGGTAAAAATTTCTGCCATGCAACAATATTCTCTGTtatctaaaaaaaatttaagttgTTACTGGataatttcacaaaaataatgaacaaatattgataataaattattgctaacaTGTTTAATATTAGAATGCAGCAATGCACAAAACTGAACAAAATGACATGATGATAAATTTACTGAGAGCTTGTATTATAAAATATTATATTGAATCATAATCAAACAAAAATTGTGCTTAAAGGTTCTGCCGAAAAGTGTCGCCAGTTATATGCAAAAAATGAGTGCAAATCAATGACAAAGGCCAAAATACTAGTTTTACTCTTTTGTCTCAGTTGTCAACTCTTGACATTTGTCAACCCTTGATGTTACATATAAACCACAACACTTATTGATGGAATTTGTAATAAGTTGAGAGATAAATTATGTCCGATTGAGGAATACCTCGCCAAGTTGAAGTGTTGCCACTACTCCTGATTGATCATATTTCCATGAAAGATAATCCATTTTTGCTTGCTCACGCACTAAAGACCGTGGTCCATCTGCTCCTACCTAGCAAGAGtataaaaaaatcaagccaTAATCACACCATTAAATAAAGTATCGTTATTAATATATTTACTGATTGACTGCACCCAAATATGGCTTCAAAATAACAATCTTCACTTTTTATTTTGTATTAATTGCACAAATGTCCACACTAGTGTTACATTCAGATAATCAGATACTGCTTCCTGAAGCCATTAGCTTAACATCATTACCTAATGACTACATAATCAGAGCAGAAGCCGACATTGCACACACAATGCAGCATGATGTTTTCAAATGAGAAAAGTGATCCTTGCATTTGGCTgaacaatttcagcaatttttcaggtgtctataagagactgTCACAGtacattgcttaaattgtccaggccAGTgaaaggatcacttctctcatttgtGTTTAGCCTgtacttcaaatatacattcatgaCATTCATGACATTCATGATGTTGTCAGTTGTTAGGGCTTAAACCCATTTGATGTTTatctcacccccccccccccccccccccccactggGAGGCgtagtggcctcatggttagtgagCTCGACTCCGGAGCAAATGGTCCGGGTTGgggtcctggccgggaacattgtgttgtgttcttgggcaacaCACTTTATGcccatggtgcctctctccacccaggtgtataaaatAGGTACCGGGGAAATGCTGAGgctaaccctgcaatggactggcatcccatccaggggggagtagaaatactcctagtcacttcatgccatggaaaccgggataagctccggcctgatgggccacttggctcgtatgcagactttacctttacccaccccccccccccctcccccccactgataagtaaaatcgtctggcgttagacagagtaaatctaTTAATTAAGTGTCAATCCCAGGGGGCAATGGGttaaaacagcaaataaatTGATTATCACATTCATTTAAGCCTTAACCAATATCTAATATTGAAGACTTTGAATAAATTAAGATGATCAACATATATATACAGTAGTACCACTAATCTTGAGTGCAGTGTTCTTCCATCCTCCAGCTCTAATGTTGCCCATGGATGGCCTACTTCTTCAGCATCCTTGAGGTAAATGAAATGACAATGTTTGATAATATGCTTCATGAAATGTATGAATTGAAATACTTTGAAACGGTTATTTCATTTGCTGCTGGAGCTTTCCCACATAGTTCAAGGAGACACCAGATTCTGCTAACCAAACCAAAACACCTTGAATGATCATCATGCATAGAAAGACCTTTCCCTATTTCATCCCCCGAGAGAGAGATTTTTATCATAGGTTATCTTATCAACAGGAGAATGCTAAAGGCTAAAATTATAATAACTTAATTGACCcaccccacaggggcttttcaggatctaTGAAACATTATAACACTACAGAACATGGCCCAGTTGGTCAATTTAAAGCTGATTAACaataatcccagattaaaaattgaccaagaagtttatttctctactcccaaatgctgttcaatgctgatatttggcaaaactttacattagaagactgaagtaaatcttgaaaaacaaagataagcaaaagaaactttcaccaaaaagttgaaaacatgaaacaaccatttacgctaatcctggattaagttaatcagctttaAAGCAACCAGGCCCAGAACAATAATTTTTAAGAATCTCAACTAGccggagacaaaccagttggctattgaCAAGTTGAAACAGGGACTAACAGGAACAACTTTAATAACTCAGCTATTGGTCTGCACGGGTCTTGATGCTGGGATCTCAAAATCTCAAGCCATTAGCACCCTCACTACTCAACCATGCTGTTTCCATGCAaagattaattaaattaaagagACAAGTGAGAGAACTAGATACCAGATCTCTTGCTATATCAGGAAGACTCAGTTTCTTGAGCTTGGTTCCATAGAAAACCTTCACTCGAGATTCCAAAACTTTAAGTTGCTTTCTGAGAGCAGCAATAGTTACTGGATTTTCTACAATAAAGCCCATATCTAAGGAGCTGTCACCAAATTCTCTTAATGGATCAAAAGTAATGTGAGCATCACTGCATCCATCCCAAACCTATaaataagaaacaaaaattgaaaaggaaTTCCAGTGGAAATCATTCTACCTTTAATCATATTCACAGTATGGACAACACTGGAGAACAGAGAACTGTGTACCTcctgaataattaattttgacaGATTCTGATAGATGCAGAGGAACCAAAGACATCACTTTCATCCAAGAGCATTATCATTCCAATTCTACTTACACAAGCCTCGCTACTGACATATGTAGCCATACCAGATTTACCGGAGTTGCGTTCTACTTCATGCAACCACAAAACTTACTTGCATTCTTTGAAATGGCTTGAATCGTGTGCTGCATATATGGTCCCAGGCACCAATACCTAATTTTAATAACAAATTCATATCATTGCCAATGGCAGGGTCATTGAATTAGGTTGTGGGGTATAAATACTAGGCTACACTTACGTTGTTCAACAGAACGGTCACTAACTAAGTATACTAAGTGATATCCTTTACTTAAACATGATTAGAATAAAAGCAGTACAGTACATGCTGGAGGGGTTGTGTGTGGCTACTACAAGTGAAAGTGGATAAAATGCATCAAATGATAAATAAATCAGGCTAAAGGCAGAGAACAACAATGCAAAATATACTTCCATAATTCAAGATAATTTAAGATTaaaatcaaaaattaaaaattggaTGTCTTCTTCGCTACCACGCAACTATACAGGTGAACTGGTAAATCTGAATATTTCCCTCAATGTTGGATCAGATTGCACTTTTCTATAGAATTGCTTAAAATAATTTGAGACAGAGTTCTATGACACAGCACAACTCTATAGTGCTGAAAGCTGTAAGGAAATTATATTAGTACTCCCTTTGACTCTTTGCCTCGTATTAAAGAGTGACAATATtattacagattttactctgtccaatgtGAGACAATGTTATTTGTAAGTGGGGAACATAATAGGGACAAAAGGGTTGAAAGAACTGATCACCAATACCAGTATATTTAACAAAGTAAAAAATTGATCATCAACATGCTACTACCGCACCACCGACAGTCATAACTTGAATGTCTGATATGAACTTGAAAGATAATTTGTTGATGACAGTTAACCAACAGTTGACTTACAGTGGGTTAAACTGCCAGTCAACTGTCAACCAATGTGCAGGCAGATGCAATGGTTTGATCAGATTCATTACCATAACTATAGTTTAAACTATGACTTCACGTACACCATAAATTGTGAATTTAACTGTGCTTTGTCCCTAAATCTACCTATCAaattaaaggggcagtgtcacgctattttagtcaaacttcaaaacactaaaagacttCTTTGCATCCATGAAGAtcaaaaataatgctgtagttttgttaccaataacCACTGAAGTACACTGAAgccatagaccgaatgcataagtggcggccaaaaaaatattcttttgtttatgtgctaattagcctcactagcctcctttgcatggacaaaatacgaaagaaaggttgcttgagagcgaggctagtgagtctcattaacacataaacaaaagaatacatttttggccgccatttatgcatttggtcAATTCTCTGTTGTTTGTGGCCAAGGACGAGGCGGGTGGAAatcgattgaaacttgaaaaacctggccagttttttcaagtttggggACGATATCCTCACAAAGTCGCCAAAAAtcaaatacgaatagctctttgtgccatatgTACATGTCATAATTCttctcagtgggttgtcaggaatgttgtacatGTGAGCTTAAGTACTAATTTAGGTTTTTttcccagttttgacctaaaaacagcaaatttagcatgacactACCCCTTTCACAACTTTAAATACAGCAAGCTTACTTTCCAGAAGAATTTTTGAACCTGGGGTGATGTTACTGACACGGTTGCTATAAGTTGCAGTGAAGTCCTCTGTTTTGTCTGGAGCAGCCTCTAGCAAAAGAATTTTGTGACCATCCAAAGTTTTTTCAAGGCCTTGTAAGATAAGAacgacaacaataataataataacatttttttgtgtGCAAATTATTGTGTAATTGTTACTACAAATTTTAGTCGATACTGCGGCTGGTTACGGTTTTCCGCCCAGCCAaagcttttattttttactcTGAGTATCCAGACGTTTGTACTGCCATAATCATATCggaaaacaaaattagaaaaTGACGGCGTTGAGTTTTGTCCAGGACGTATGATGTTGAAtacaaaaatcgaaaaaaaaaatgcagacATACAAAAATCTACATGAAGTTTTAATAGCACTTAACTGCAAAAAATCCTCAAAGGGGTGGGCTGAATCCGGAAAATGAAATTAAGGACTTTAGTTTGCGGTGAATGACGAGGGTGGAAGATGAAAGATGACAGATAATTTGCGCTTGACTTTGTTTAAAGTGAGGTAGGCGATATAGATTTGCGCAGAGCCAGCCTCACTGTCTCGTCTCGAGGAGCCTGACCCAGCGGCAAGACATTAGGACAAGACGAATGGAGACCCGGCGGGATGCAGGAGCTGCCGGAAGGTGATGAGTACGCCATCCAACCGCCTTCGGGGCCCCACTCCTGATTTTCTGTCAGGGTTTACTCCCTTAGCCTTTGACCAACCAAGGCCGCCCCGCAAGGCAACGGGAGACTCGTTGGGGCGGGGTCGTCTGTATTCCGAACAGGCGCTAAGCACCTGCACACCTGCCACTGCCACCACTGAAAATCACCGAAGACAACACTTACCTAGAGCACAAGCAATACTTGCCCCAACCATTCCACCGCCAACAATTGTAATATCATAAAAATTTTGCACCTCTTTATTCGTAGATGAACTAAAGGAGAATAGCCTTAACCTAGAAAAATGTCTAAAAGATGAGATAGATTTCCTCAGAGATGCAGCAGACATCATTGTTATcatgtatataaaatataaactaATTGTGGTAGATACTTTATATATGATACCCTATAATGTACCGTTCCTCAAGTCCTctacccgtcctttagcgtTCTTACATatccctacccgtcctttagcgtccttactcatccctacccgtcctttagtgtccttactcatccctacccgtcctttagTGTCCTTACACATCTCTAGCGGTCCTTTAGCATCCTTACTCATCGCTAGCCGTTCTTTaacgtccttacacatccctacccgtcctttaCCGTGCTTACACATCCCTGGCCGTCCTTTAgcatccttacacatccctagctgTCCTTCAgcatccttacacatccctagccgtcctttagcatccttacacatccctagccgtcctttagtgtccttactcatccttagTTAGACCAGTGATACCCCGACGTCTAACTAAAAACCGTTCGAGCATCACAGTTGTCTGGGACAAAAATGCATGGTGTCATTGTTGTAGAGTGTCTGGATTTTATCACTGACATCGGAAATGAAAACTGTCATAAACTAATTATCCTTGAGGTATCTTTTTTGACACAGTTCAAAGCAACATCGCAATCTATCAGAGTTCTTGCACCCTACTGCGAACTGTGATCTTCGGACGTACTgattgttttcttatttttatccTATTATAACAGGCGCGgatccataccggtttccaccgttttccggaaaacggtcagaaatttcagaatataaaacgaataaataaataaatctacattgtatatatttttgatAAATGTAAACTGCAAGTTGAATCGCGAAAACAGTTTTGCCCTTTTTTATTGATTCTTTTGTGCCTAATACCGGAAATAGAAAAGGGTCATAGACACGTTCTAAGCCGGCGGCAAAATTTAACAGCCGGGAAATTACTAGTCTCCCGACGGCGATCACGCCATCGCCGCAGGCGTCTAGACCAAAATAAGATTTCCCGGGCAATATTTGTGCAATTCTGCTATTCGAGTTAGCCAGTTCGGATCATTCAACGTCTTCGGACTACGACTTCAGCGAAAGTGTGAAATAAAAACGTCAAGACGTCACAAATTACTGACTACTTTAGTAAGAAAGGTAAGTTTGGATCTTTGTTAATAACGGTTGAGTATGGACAATTAATTTTACTGGCTAGTTCTGGCCGGCGTAAAACCCAGACGTGTTTGTCGGGGCTAAAATCTGTCTTTTTACTAATACAGTTCTTGAacaaatgatttattttttgcagtGGAAACTCGTACTAGGAATGAAGATGGAGAAAGAGAAAATGCAGATCGATTGTCTGGACTAGAAGGTATAACACATTTCTTAGATGACCTAAAATTTCCTGGCCCGATGATTACACAATTCGGAATACAATACTCAGCTTTTGAAGTGATATTTATGGAAAgtaattgtctttttttgtaGAGGTCGTGAGTAATGCGGATGAGGCAAGTGACAGCAGCAACAAGGAACAATTACCACTCGTTCTAAGGTTTGTcgacaaagaaagaaatgtcagaGAAGAATTCGTTGGGTTCTATGAGTGCGAAGATGGTGTCACTGGTCAAGCTATAGCCACTCTTATACTAAGGGCTGTTCAAGAACTTGGCTTGTCTATGGATTTCTGCAAGGGACAGTGTTATGATGGTGCAGGCAACATGTCAGGACCTTGTAATGGTGCAGCAGCAATTGTCAGAAGGCAATATCCAAAGGCTATATACACTcattgtagcggagctccgcgcgcgccaaaggcgcgcgcgcgcggagcaccatacttaagaaaatatggtaacccatcgatgtgagaaaatttggttttatagccatgacgtcatgaacgtccgtacgtacgtacgtacgtccgtccgccccttcatgtatgccaatgtgaccagtacacgtaaccatatcacgggctaattaaagtttagagctcatccaggaggcaatactacatttgacactaactagtttacagcatacatctttgatattggacatcaatgttatggtcaattgacacctgtcaaaacaaggtatccgctgaccagtatcacgtgactatatagcgggctcaagttagaccttatcgaggtcagctgtttttttgaagttgaccgctgaccagggactggttgttgattggatcgcaggcccaagccaggtcagatactcacacacacctgatcgaggcttaattttcgcgctctttctgtggctcgacgcggctacagagccacgctacgtcaccaaagctcttgacagtcgatgcttttcgtgttcaggtacggtttggaaaatatatttttcttgcatttttcgctggtttcagtccaggtttaacataatatagctgtgatcaggacacactggtggctacgtagttattcaaatcaagcattggagcgatataagcttaaagctgagtgtttattttgaatttgttttgggctgctttttgctctgaattgcagtttttggtatgtgttaagatttttaattttgaatctactaaggttgcaagatgcctggacggcctatgacagaagagcagaaacgaaagaagagagaaagagaacgagaacgacaaaacggtacaccagtaatagcttaaagttggtggaagaagttactccacaaattcttttcttggacactaaaccgtgtgttatttctacggatgagttatttcaagtggatgcatatttctaaaaagttgtttagtcgttttttcctttgctcaggaatgaaactcgaatttttattgttaactg
This genomic interval carries:
- the LOC137979556 gene encoding ubiquinone biosynthesis monooxygenase COQ6, mitochondrial-like isoform X1 — protein: MITMMSAASLRKSISSFRHFSRLRLFSFSSSTNKEVQNFYDITIVGGGMVGASIACALGLEKTLDGHKILLLEAAPDKTEDFTATYSNRVSNITPGSKILLESIGAWDHICSTRFKPFQRMQVWDGCSDAHITFDPLREFGDSSLDMGFIVENPVTIAALRKQLKVLESRVKVFYGTKLKKLSLPDIARDLDAEEVGHPWATLELEDGRTLHSRLVVGADGPRSLVREQAKMDYLSWKYDQSGVVATLQLGEITENIVAWQKFLPTGPIALLPLTENLSSLVWSTNLEHAKQLISMEQDRFVDAVNNAFWEDCERNPLVDQVMRITHVFATVIQPWTNVASVSQSPPSVSAVAEESRAMFPYGFGHATEYVRPRLALIGDAAHRVHPLAGQGVNLGFGDVACLRDVLSEAAEEGKDVGCLEHLLTYETRRQQSVVPMISAIDILKRVYSTSSPLPVLARSIGLIGANALAPLKEQIVGFAMK
- the LOC137979556 gene encoding ubiquinone biosynthesis monooxygenase COQ6, mitochondrial-like isoform X2 — its product is MITMMSAASLRKSISSFRHFSRLRLFSFSSSTNKEVQNFYDITIVGGGMVGASIACALEAAPDKTEDFTATYSNRVSNITPGSKILLESIGAWDHICSTRFKPFQRMQVWDGCSDAHITFDPLREFGDSSLDMGFIVENPVTIAALRKQLKVLESRVKVFYGTKLKKLSLPDIARDLDAEEVGHPWATLELEDGRTLHSRLVVGADGPRSLVREQAKMDYLSWKYDQSGVVATLQLGEITENIVAWQKFLPTGPIALLPLTENLSSLVWSTNLEHAKQLISMEQDRFVDAVNNAFWEDCERNPLVDQVMRITHVFATVIQPWTNVASVSQSPPSVSAVAEESRAMFPYGFGHATEYVRPRLALIGDAAHRVHPLAGQGVNLGFGDVACLRDVLSEAAEEGKDVGCLEHLLTYETRRQQSVVPMISAIDILKRVYSTSSPLPVLARSIGLIGANALAPLKEQIVGFAMK